Sequence from the Miscanthus floridulus cultivar M001 chromosome 16, ASM1932011v1, whole genome shotgun sequence genome:
tgagtaaaaACAACCGGCGAatagtccaatcaactggtcagcgacggagtccatgaaccaagcggtccgaccagttgatcggtgaagtccgagcaccaggtgatccgatcacctaggcgatgatcctgcaatacaaacatgtagaatgggtagtacatgatgcacaaataaataaactccggagaaaaatcagcaatggtgatgaaacgacgtatgcagttcggcgatcagttggcgtgaaaatatatttatatttaatataaaccgcccgaccagttagtgtgtagctgagtctccagccctagctagcccatagtccataacgtcgagcgcggagcccgtgcacatgtaggaggaacaggcgtgaccaaggagccgctgccaaccacccataatgcagagcacggagcccgtagcacgtgtagggaggagccggagacagggccgtctctagaggcgtccgagcatcaacgtgactgttcgagggttcggaaaatcgtttggagagcaaatatggagaaaacagtttggagaaacattatggcgatatacggagattgaagaatatttagaagaatattaaagcgtgacttagctttagacggagcgtctggtcggcgacaTATGGCGTTATCcggtcggcgttgacggcgaacacctggcgggcggtgagttgttggtgaagacgacctcggaggtggttccgagatcggatccgCTGTCGTGGGGGCTggcgtagccagcgatgaatcgtcgtcgtggaccgacatggatctccacgagattgatgacgagaacgcgctgttgatttgaggtccatctggctcgccatggatcaagcgcacacccctacctgcgcgccaactgtcgacataatatgctcggcagtccaccgaggggtatcccgcgatggtagatttatcagtggaggtgcgcgtaatcaggaaccggatggtgacacaaggcacagagacagcgatttagacaggttcgggccgtctgatcgacgtaataccctacgtcctgtgtctttagtgtattgtattgatctgtatgaccaagtagcttgatgtagcctatccgctagggggcccctgcctctccttatatagtctggagagacagggttacaagtaaagtatcatatttggtactatacaatgtcttgcggtgcacgccgagcagcgccgtgcacgccttgatcttgtgggccgggccacctccgatggtgcggcccatgtcttgggggccatacctccGATGGTaaatttgtcggtgggggtgcgcgtaatcctTATCCTtgaatccaccattcaaacgaactAATATTTTCCTCCAAACCCTAGCTACAAATCCTAGTCCTTAATCCACAGTTCAAACTACTAATAAGAGCATCGTTACCTTGACCTAGGCAGGGGAGAAGCTTGGGGGAAGGTATGGAGGGAGGCGGCAAGGGAGGGCAAGGCAGTGGCCGGGCTTGGGGGAGTTGGGAGGCGGCAGCGTGGCCGTTGGAGCTGCCTCCACCGACTAAGGTAGAGCGGGAGGGAGCCCGTGGCGCAAGGTTTAAGTCGGGCCTCGCCGCGCCATGACAGGTGGCGCGACAGGACCGGCCACGTCATCATCCAGCGAGGCGGCTCACTGCAACGTGCCCACCTTCGCCACGCCGCCATGTATGGCGCGGCAGCTCGATTTCGCCGCGTCATGCGAAAAGACGCGGTCataagtgttagttttgaaaaaaaaacagtgtcaaatttaaaaatagtttaaaaaaagtgttaaaaaatcaCTAGCGACGAGAAGAGCAGGAGAAGAGGTCGAGCATGTCGTCCGGAGTACTCAGATCTGGAGTTCTCTATTCTCATCAATGGCTCTCAGAGATCACTCCATAAGCTCGCCAATGGCGAGGTGTGCCTCCCAGCCCTCCTGCCACTCCGAGCTGAGCTCTAATCTAAACTCCTTTACCTCTTGTGGTCTAATCTGATGCCCTCATCTCAATTTTGCTGCTTTTCTGTAGTCTTGTAAACCTTCATGTTCTGATTTCAGTTGTGGTACGAAATCTAATTAGTTTTTAGCTCTAATTTGGTGCTTCATGTGATGCGGTTGTTAAGGAATTTTCTGCCGATATCTTAGTTCTGGGTTAATTTGCACACCTGTTTCCCCCCTTACCCAAACATCAGGTTACGAGGGAGTAAGATTACTTCTATTTTCTTGTGCACAGAAAGTTTCAGGTGTAATTCATTTACAGGTGTAGAATAATCCAATGTTTCCAAACAAGGCCAGGGGTTATCTGATCCCATGAAATACATCGGGCTCCATCTCAGCCTctgaggctatctccaacaaagcaacccaaacccaaaatgcaGCGTGCACAGTGTATTTAGGTAACCAAAAACCTCTCCAACAGAAGACCCAAAGAGGCTACGCATTTTGCGCCCCTGCTGCACTGAAACGCAAAAAAGCGTCCTCGTTGAACGACGACGCAAACCTCTGGCGTGCCCGTAGCGGTGGGCCCCGCAGCGTGGAGCGGCCGGCGGCGAGGCGAGTGGTGTGGAGCGGCCGACCCCTCCTCCTCCCTGGTCGACGCGTGGTGGCCTCCCCCTCCACCTCCCTGGTCGACAGCGCGGCCCTCGACGGCGCGGTCAGCTCGGCGAGGCGAGCCCGCTATGGCGAGCCGCCGGTGCTTCCAGGCGAGTCCGCGGTCGGCAGGCGAGACGGGGAGCGGGTCGAGGCGAGGAGCGGGGTGGGGCGTGGGTGCGGCCGGCGTGGAGAGGAGCAGCGGGCCCGCGCCGGAGGAGCCGCCGGAGCCCGTGCTCGCCGGAGGAGTCGCGCGGAGCCTGTGCTCGCCGGAGATGCCGCCGGCGCCTGTGTGGATCTGGTCCTGCCCGGCTCTGCAGGCCGCAGGCGTGCGAGCACCGCCGCCGCTCCTAGTGCCCTGGTCGCAGGCGTGCGGCCGCCCACGCCGCCGACGGAGAAGAGGAAGAATGGGTCGCCTGTGGTTGTTGGAGAAGGGAGAAAATGGGTCAAGCCCTTTTTTACTGTTGGCGCACCACACTACTAAATGGGTGTTGGGTTTGAGTGCTCACCGTTGGAGACGGTCTGAGGTTGTACTTTTTGAGAGAGTGGACGTCTGAGCCTGAAGCTGTGGCCCAATTTCCCACGGGCCCTGCATGCAGGCCGTTGGTCCTGCGTCGCGCACACTAGCGCCTTGGCCCAAGGCCACCTTACTGCCACATAGGGGCCCAGCAAGATTTCGAAGACGAGGAGACCCGGCCCAATGAGCCGCCTGTAGTACTGTAATCTAGCGCTTGGGCCCGAGGCCCATCAGCTATCATCAATTTATCAGCATCCTTCCTTCCTTTACTTGGGCCGCTCCAACATCGACATGACGTGACGTGACGTGATGCGATCCAGGTGGGCCCACCGCGCACACGGGTGGCTAGGAGTAGTAGGGCAAGGCATCTTCCTGTGGGCCTGCGGCTGGTGCAGGGAGAGGTAGCTGACGAGTGGGGCCCCGGTCGGTGCCTGCCCCGCCGCTCGCAGCCCCCGACCAAGAAGATGCCGCGGAAGGCCAGCAGGGAGAGGGCGGCGCGTCCATCCCACGCCACTCTCCCACACAAataccaccacctcctccaccattgCTTCGCCATCAGCCAGCGGCTGCAGCTCAGACCTCATCAGAGGCTCttgccgcccgccgcccgccgtcGAGCTCGTTCGCCTCTTCCCCGCTGCGGAGCCGTCTCCAGCCCTGCCCGCGCAGATGGTAAGCACACACGGCACCTCGCTGCTCTGTACTTCTGTTCATTGTTCATCCGCTACGCGATCTGCATCTTCGTTTGTCCGATATAAGATTCTGCGTGCGATCGACGGATCtaccatgctcttcttcttcttctcttaaaTAAAATCTCCTCCAGTCACGGCACAGCGCATTACCCTCGATTTAGGATCAGCATAGATGAGCAAGTTGTAGTATCAAGGCACTTACAGTACtcctccgttttaaattataggttgttttgactttttttttatatttattttgctatgcatctatatataataatattgtctagatacatatcaaaatagatggtcaaaaaagtcaaaaacGGAGCGAGTACTTACACTAATCCAGCCTCCGACTCCGATCCGTCAGCTTAGCTAGTACAGCAACATTTTTCTCACCAGAGGGAGAAAAAGAGCGAGCAAGAATTAAGCGTAACATATCCAAGAGCTTGTGGATGgtaattcattcattcattcatacgtCTGGTGATCAGATCAGATGTAGTAGCAatactttttttcttttccttttacagTTCACATACAGTCTGCCATGCTGATGCATGACACATCCAAGTGCATGTATGTACCAAACCCAAGAGGAATGCCAGAGGTTCCGTTCATCACACTGTTTACCGATCCGGTTTGTTGCTCTTCACAGTCATGATCATTGTTTCATGCCAACCTGTGTGAACTCGCACCGATCGTTATGGTGCGGGTGGACATGTCGACGTTCTGCCACCTGACATTCAGTCATTCAGATCCGCCAAGTACCACACCTTATCGCGGAGTTCAGTTTGTTCGGCAGCCGTTGTCCTGCCAGTCTTTTTGCATTGCATTAGTTGTGTTGAGCTCAGATGAGAGGTACAGCTAGGCGAACCCAACCAACTTCACACGGAGGAAGATCTCATGTGTCCCTCCGAAACTACAGTTGGCCTGTCTGGTCCCAACGAGCTTATGGAACTACTTGTAGTCTTTTACATCTGCATCACACACGCCTACTGAAACAGAGAGCTAGATAGAGTCTGCAACCGCAGCAAATAGCAAGCGATTGTTTACTCTGTAATTTCAGGATGCTGCTCTGCAACAAAGCAAGTTTCTAGTCTGACTCTGAATCTTGTTTTCCTTTCCTTTCCCTGCAGGCAAACGCGGCGTCAGGGATGGCCGTGGACGACGACTGCAAGCGCCGGTTCCTGGAGCTCAAGGCCAAGAGGACCCACCGCTTCATCATCTACAAGATcgacgagaagaagaagatggtggtggtggagcagGTGGGCGAGCCTGTGCTCAACTACGATGACTTTGCCGCCAGTCTCCCCGCCAATGAGTGCAGGTACGCCATCTTCGACTACGACTTCGTCACCGAGGAGAACTGCCAGAAGAGCAAGATCTTCTTCATCGCCTGGTATGTCATGTCCTTCCCTCCCTCCTTGCCGCTGTGTCTGTCTGTTCAGAGTGTGGATAGATGCTGCTGGCTTTTGCTGTGCCTGACGTCCATCCATGGCTGCAATTGCAATTGCAATTGCAATGTGTGTTTGTGAAGGTCTCCTGACACGGCGCGCGTGAGGAGCAAGATGATCTACGCCAGCTCCAAGGAGAGGTTCAAGCGGGAGCTAGACGGCATCCAGGTGGAGCTTCAAGCCACCGACTCCGCTGAGGTTGGCCTTGACGTGATCCAGGGCCGTGCAAACTGAGAAATGGCCAGCAATGAACTGCCGCTGcctgagcatgagcatcatcagTTCAGATGACTAATGTAAAGGTTATGGGCTATGTGAACTGCACCCACTGGCCACTGCAGTGATGAATCAATCAATCTACCCCCTTCCGCGTGCGTGTTCGTCGAAGTTCTTGCTATAGCTTAGTCGTGCTTGCCATGACCAGCAACTTTCTGATGATGGAATTCTAGTATCCAGAATGGCCTATGATACTGTTTGCCTTGTGCTTTCTCAAAACCTGGATGAAGGATGCTAAGGCTAAAGTTTGAACATGACTTATCTACTGTTGAAAACGACACATAAAAACTTCAACTAATCAAATATCTTGCGGTGTATAACTTGAGTTCAGAAGTCAGAACATGCATCAGTTTCCAGAAGAGTCAAGTCTTAATGGTTAACTGATAGAGATGAAAGCTGGGAGGGTACACCCAGTATCTCTGTTTTGCTGTGCTTTCATTTTGCTGTGCTTTCATTCAGACACTTACCTGCCAGACCAGAAGTCATATTATCTAATCAACTAGTATGTGAGTATCCATAACCACCTACAGCTCTACAATTACAACCAACAAAATCATGGTCAATATTAGGCAACAGCTGAAAAGCCATGGATTGAAGATAGATATGTCTGTCGTCCAAAACATACAGAACAGAGTCTGTCCAAAAATTATTTCTCCAAATCACTAGGCCAAGCTCTCAAACACCTCAAACGCACACGACAACAACAAAAACAGCA
This genomic interval carries:
- the LOC136512099 gene encoding actin-depolymerizing factor 7; amino-acid sequence: MANAASGMAVDDDCKRRFLELKAKRTHRFIIYKIDEKKKMVVVEQVGEPVLNYDDFAASLPANECRYAIFDYDFVTEENCQKSKIFFIAWSPDTARVRSKMIYASSKERFKRELDGIQVELQATDSAEVGLDVIQGRAN